A stretch of Clostridia bacterium DNA encodes these proteins:
- a CDS encoding glycosyltransferase has protein sequence MKVLHIINGLGAGGAERLISDIIPLMNRKNGVEVEVLLLTDEKNVFKEKLEENGVKVDVVPYRKMYSPLNVFYIRKYIIKGNYDVVHAHLFPTQYWVGLTRVLLKLKGVKFITTEHSSYNRRRTKFYFRYLDRYIYSKYDGVISVSEKVHFNLIEWLKIPKEKLDKFVVINNGINVEKFKQA, from the coding sequence TTGAAGGTGTTGCATATTATTAATGGGCTTGGTGCTGGGGGTGCGGAAAGATTAATTAGTGATATAATTCCGCTTATGAATAGAAAAAATGGGGTAGAGGTTGAGGTTCTTTTACTTACTGATGAAAAAAATGTGTTTAAAGAAAAATTAGAGGAAAATGGCGTCAAGGTAGATGTTGTACCTTATAGAAAAATGTATAGCCCATTGAATGTTTTTTATATAAGAAAATATATAATTAAAGGTAATTATGATGTTGTTCATGCTCACTTATTTCCAACACAATATTGGGTTGGTCTCACCAGAGTGTTGCTAAAACTTAAAGGTGTAAAATTTATAACTACTGAGCACAGCAGTTATAACAGGAGAAGGACGAAGTTTTATTTTAGATATTTGGATAGATATATTTATTCCAAATATGATGGTGTGATTTCGGTATCGGAAAAGGTACATTTTAATTTAATTGAGTGGCTGAAGATACCAAAAGAAAAATTAGATAAATTTGTTGTTATTAATAATGGGATTAATGTTGAGAAGTTTAAACAAGCGA